One genomic segment of Rivularia sp. PCC 7116 includes these proteins:
- a CDS encoding peroxiredoxin, with product MPLTYSSEGCLRVGQQAPDFTATAVVDQEFKTVKLSDYRGKYAVLFFYPLDFTFVCPTEITAFSDRYEEFKKLNTEVLGVSVDSEFSHLAWIQTDRKSGGVGDLNYPLVSDIKKEVSAAYNVLDPEAGVALRGLFIIDKDGVIQHATINNLSFGRNVEETLRTLQAIQYVQSHPDEVCPAGWQPGDKTMNPDPEKSKVYFSAI from the coding sequence ATGCCCCTTACTTATTCATCAGAAGGATGCCTCCGAGTTGGTCAGCAGGCTCCGGATTTCACAGCTACAGCAGTAGTCGATCAAGAATTCAAAACAGTCAAGCTTTCCGACTATCGCGGTAAGTATGCCGTTCTGTTTTTCTATCCTTTAGACTTTACATTTGTCTGTCCTACTGAGATTACAGCTTTTAGCGACCGTTACGAAGAATTTAAAAAGCTCAACACTGAGGTACTTGGTGTTTCCGTTGACAGCGAATTTTCCCACTTAGCATGGATTCAAACAGACCGTAAGTCTGGTGGAGTGGGTGACTTAAATTATCCCTTAGTATCGGATATAAAGAAAGAAGTTAGCGCTGCTTACAACGTGTTAGACCCAGAAGCAGGTGTAGCTTTGCGCGGTTTGTTCATTATAGACAAAGATGGTGTAATTCAACATGCTACCATCAATAACTTGTCCTTTGGTCGTAATGTAGAGGAGACATTACGGACATTACAAGCTATTCAATACGTTCAATCTCATCCCGATGAAGTTTGTCCTGCTGGTTGGCAACCGGGCGATAAAACAATGAATCCCGACCCAGAGAAGTCCAAAGTATATTTCTCTGCAATTTAG
- a CDS encoding glucose-1-phosphate adenylyltransferase, with product MKKVLGIILGGGAGTRLYPLTKFRAKPAVPLAGKYRLIDIPVSNCINSEIFKIYVLTQFNSASLNRHLARTYSFAGFTEGFVEVLAPQKTPSSSNWFQGTADAVRQYLWLFEDWDIDEYLILSGDHLYRMDYRQFIQRHRETGADITLSVVPIEERGASAFGLIKIDDTGKIIDFSEKPKGEALKQMAVDTTVLGLDTDQAKQKPYIASMGIYVFKKQVLLDLLKHSKDQTDFGKEILPAALNKYNVQAFLFDDYWEDIGTIEAFYDSNLALTQQPTPPFSFYDEEAPIYTRSRYLPPTKLLNCQIAQSMIGEGCILKDCRIVNSVLGVRSRVESGCNIEDTLIMGSDFYEPYAERQSDCSDGPVSLGIGANTTIRRAIIDKNAHIGCDVQIINKDNVEEADREEKGFYIRSGIVVVLKNAVIADGTII from the coding sequence ATGAAAAAAGTTTTAGGTATTATTCTTGGTGGTGGTGCGGGTACCCGTCTTTATCCGCTAACAAAGTTCCGTGCTAAACCAGCAGTACCCTTAGCTGGTAAATATCGCTTAATAGATATTCCGGTTAGTAACTGTATCAATTCAGAAATATTTAAAATTTATGTTTTAACGCAGTTCAATTCGGCTTCCCTCAACCGTCACCTTGCTCGAACCTACAGCTTTGCTGGTTTTACCGAAGGTTTTGTAGAAGTGCTTGCCCCCCAAAAAACTCCAAGCAGTTCAAACTGGTTCCAAGGTACTGCCGATGCGGTGCGCCAATATCTATGGCTTTTTGAAGATTGGGATATAGATGAGTATCTGATTTTATCAGGCGACCACCTTTATCGCATGGACTACCGCCAATTTATCCAACGTCACCGGGAAACTGGTGCTGATATTACTTTATCGGTAGTTCCAATAGAGGAGCGTGGTGCTTCTGCTTTTGGCTTAATCAAAATTGATGATACCGGTAAAATCATCGATTTCAGCGAAAAACCCAAAGGGGAAGCTTTGAAGCAAATGGCTGTTGATACAACTGTATTGGGATTGGATACAGACCAAGCAAAACAAAAGCCTTATATTGCCTCAATGGGAATTTATGTCTTTAAAAAACAAGTTTTACTCGACTTGCTAAAACATTCAAAAGACCAAACCGATTTTGGTAAAGAAATTCTTCCTGCTGCATTAAATAAATACAACGTTCAAGCTTTCTTGTTCGATGATTACTGGGAAGATATTGGAACCATTGAGGCTTTTTATGATTCCAATTTGGCACTAACTCAGCAACCAACTCCACCTTTTAGCTTCTATGATGAAGAAGCACCGATTTACACGCGTTCTCGTTACCTGCCTCCCACTAAGCTATTAAATTGCCAGATAGCACAGTCTATGATTGGAGAAGGTTGTATCCTCAAAGATTGCCGCATTGTCAACTCAGTTTTAGGAGTGCGATCCCGCGTTGAATCTGGATGCAATATTGAAGATACGCTAATTATGGGATCGGATTTTTATGAGCCTTATGCTGAGCGTCAGTCCGACTGTAGCGACGGTCCTGTTAGTTTAGGTATCGGAGCAAACACTACAATTCGCCGCGCCATAATTGACAAAAATGCTCATATTGGTTGCGACGTACAAATTATCAACAAAGATAACGTTGAAGAAGCCGATCGTGAAGAAAAAGGCTTCTATATCCGCAGCGGTATTGTAGTAGTACTAAAAAATGCGGTGATAGCAGACGGAACAATTATTTAA
- a CDS encoding S8 family peptidase, translating into MRHEKLSPGILLAYEDYHREGSQALTTHRRSLGIVSPRSALKPIRSVVFIYCDREADLSHLSQYGIKINQNRGEVRTAFLPIESLDRLSEEPAIERIKPSRKLHWRMDVAPEKVQLPKFQQQNSQLSGKGVIVGIIDSGIDPAHPAFAGRIVRVWDQTLSGKGVAEGGYGAELEDKYLSMSLDTDGHGTHVAGIAGGSDEEFCGVAPEAEFIIVKTDLQDAHIADAVRYIFRVAGELGLPAVVNLSLGGHADGHDGSDSLSKVIDAETGPGRIVCAAAGNEGNDNIHGQTNISAGEMNTMRFSAPLNQVGIVWLNGWYSKESELEISVRSPNGFVTPFQPVITDDNPAQEYNLSDAKIEIVTPGKDPMNGDYNFFVQIRGTGEGQFNQPVPGGVWQLRLRNKSSKDTRVDVWTLDDVSSVFFTGKSIADSVKIGSPGCAATAVTVASYTTKAKYIDIDGKERKMGLELDTISEFSSEGPLRNDAQKPDLAAPGAMIVSALSSDANLDRSMIINSKFVALAGTSMATPFVTGLIALLLQRNPKLDPQALKKLLYQNSSIPGKDKGTFDKKWGFGLINAEKL; encoded by the coding sequence ATGAGACACGAAAAACTTTCTCCTGGAATATTATTAGCTTATGAGGACTATCACAGAGAAGGAAGTCAAGCATTAACAACCCACAGGCGTTCGCTTGGAATTGTTTCTCCTAGAAGTGCTTTGAAACCAATTCGTAGTGTAGTTTTTATTTATTGCGATCGAGAGGCTGACTTGAGTCATTTATCGCAGTACGGTATAAAAATAAATCAAAATAGGGGTGAAGTAAGAACTGCCTTTTTACCTATTGAAAGTTTAGACCGTTTATCAGAAGAACCAGCTATCGAGCGTATTAAGCCATCCCGAAAATTGCATTGGCGAATGGATGTTGCACCCGAAAAGGTGCAGCTACCAAAGTTTCAACAACAAAATTCACAATTAAGCGGTAAAGGTGTAATCGTCGGCATTATTGACAGCGGTATCGATCCAGCACATCCTGCTTTCGCAGGACGTATTGTACGTGTATGGGATCAAACTTTATCGGGAAAAGGAGTCGCAGAAGGTGGATACGGTGCTGAGTTAGAAGATAAATATTTATCAATGTCGCTTGATACCGACGGACACGGTACCCACGTAGCAGGAATTGCTGGAGGTTCCGATGAAGAATTTTGTGGAGTTGCACCGGAAGCAGAATTTATTATTGTCAAAACCGATTTACAGGATGCTCACATTGCCGATGCAGTCCGGTATATTTTCCGAGTTGCTGGCGAACTAGGACTTCCGGCTGTAGTAAATCTCAGCTTGGGTGGACATGCTGATGGTCATGATGGTAGTGATTCTCTTTCAAAAGTGATCGACGCTGAAACTGGTCCTGGAAGGATTGTGTGCGCTGCTGCGGGTAACGAAGGTAATGATAATATTCACGGTCAAACCAATATAAGCGCCGGTGAAATGAACACCATGCGTTTTTCTGCGCCCTTAAATCAAGTAGGTATAGTATGGTTAAACGGCTGGTATTCTAAAGAATCCGAACTAGAAATATCTGTACGAAGCCCCAACGGTTTTGTTACACCTTTTCAACCAGTTATTACTGACGATAATCCGGCACAGGAATATAACTTATCAGATGCAAAAATTGAAATAGTAACACCGGGCAAAGACCCAATGAACGGTGATTACAATTTCTTCGTACAGATACGTGGTACTGGTGAAGGCCAATTCAATCAACCCGTGCCCGGTGGCGTATGGCAATTGCGGTTACGTAATAAATCATCAAAAGACACCCGTGTAGACGTTTGGACTTTAGATGACGTAAGTTCGGTATTTTTTACTGGTAAAAGTATTGCCGATTCCGTCAAAATTGGTTCTCCTGGTTGTGCCGCAACTGCCGTCACAGTTGCTTCTTACACTACAAAAGCTAAATATATTGATATCGATGGAAAAGAGCGGAAAATGGGCTTAGAGTTAGATACCATCTCAGAGTTTAGCAGTGAAGGACCTTTACGCAATGATGCACAAAAACCAGATCTAGCTGCTCCCGGAGCAATGATAGTTTCAGCCCTTTCTAGCGATGCCAACTTGGATAGATCGATGATTATTAATTCCAAGTTTGTTGCATTAGCAGGAACTAGCATGGCGACACCTTTTGTTACCGGCTTAATTGCCCTACTTTTGCAGCGCAATCCCAAACTAGATCCCCAAGCTTTGAAAAAGTTACTTTACCAGAATAGTTCTATTCCTGGCAAAGATAAAGGAACATTTGATAAAAAATGGGGATTTGGGCTGATTAACGCGGAAAAACTGTAA
- a CDS encoding redoxin domain-containing protein, translating to MLTSTDFSGLFNERFLHNFLPIPAENNFRLGELTPQFQLPDITNGNLVKLSNYQNKQPVIVALTRIFTEKQYCPFCFPHIKALNENYEQFQNRGVEVLLITSTDERQSQIVVKDLGLRMPLLSDPSCRVFRSYGVGQALGAPLPGQFILDKQGKLIYKHLFSFLDHNASIETLLSCIDSNFK from the coding sequence ATGTTAACTTCTACTGATTTTAGTGGTTTATTCAACGAGCGATTTTTACATAATTTTCTACCAATTCCCGCTGAGAATAATTTCCGATTGGGAGAATTGACACCTCAATTTCAACTTCCAGATATTACAAACGGTAACTTAGTTAAATTATCAAATTATCAAAATAAACAGCCAGTAATTGTGGCATTAACGCGCATTTTTACTGAAAAGCAATATTGTCCTTTCTGTTTCCCCCATATCAAAGCTTTAAATGAAAACTACGAACAATTTCAAAATAGGGGTGTAGAAGTTTTACTAATTACAAGTACTGACGAACGTCAAAGTCAAATAGTTGTAAAAGATTTAGGTTTAAGAATGCCTTTATTGAGCGACCCTAGCTGTAGAGTATTTCGTAGTTATGGAGTTGGGCAAGCATTGGGTGCCCCTTTACCCGGACAATTTATTTTAGATAAACAAGGGAAACTGATTTATAAACATTTATTTTCGTTTTTAGACCATAATGCCAGCATAGAAACTTTACTGTCTTGCATCGATTCCAATTTCAAATAA
- a CDS encoding DnaJ C-terminal domain-containing protein, whose product MAATDFKDYYQILGVNKSATQEDIKKAFRKLARKYHPDVNQGNKQAEARFKEVNEAYEVLSDPEKRQKYDQFGQYWKQVGQGFPNGAGGAGVDMNGFDFGQYSSFDDFINELLGRFAGGNRAGGQSYSYRTSTGGASGFGGFNDFGGFQDMGRNSAQDSEATITLSFAEAFNGVQKRFNLGNETIDVRIPAGAKPGSRLRVRGKGPVSPSSQRRGDLYLVVELGTHPFFKFDGDNLVCEVQITPDEAVLGATIEVPTPDGMVDVKIPAGVRSGQSLRLRGKGWRNRNGARTDQLVKIAIATPKNISEQEREYYEKIRDIRTFNPRSNLQQFRL is encoded by the coding sequence ATGGCTGCAACCGACTTCAAGGATTATTATCAAATTTTAGGAGTAAATAAAAGTGCCACTCAGGAAGATATAAAAAAAGCTTTTCGTAAATTAGCCCGCAAATATCATCCTGATGTTAATCAAGGTAACAAGCAAGCCGAGGCACGTTTTAAAGAAGTTAACGAAGCATACGAAGTTTTATCAGACCCCGAAAAGCGTCAAAAATACGATCAGTTCGGTCAATATTGGAAGCAAGTCGGACAAGGTTTCCCCAATGGTGCTGGTGGTGCTGGGGTAGATATGAATGGCTTTGATTTTGGTCAATACAGTAGCTTTGATGATTTTATTAACGAATTATTAGGACGTTTTGCCGGTGGAAACCGTGCAGGCGGACAGAGTTATTCCTATCGGACTTCAACTGGGGGTGCTAGTGGATTCGGTGGATTTAATGACTTTGGTGGTTTCCAAGACATGGGTCGAAACTCTGCCCAAGACAGCGAAGCGACTATTACCTTAAGCTTTGCAGAAGCTTTTAATGGCGTACAAAAGCGGTTTAACTTGGGTAATGAAACTATCGACGTTCGCATACCAGCTGGAGCAAAACCTGGTAGTCGCTTACGAGTTAGAGGCAAAGGTCCGGTTAGCCCTTCAAGTCAAAGACGTGGCGATTTATATCTTGTAGTTGAACTGGGAACCCACCCATTTTTCAAGTTTGATGGCGATAACTTAGTATGTGAAGTACAGATTACTCCTGATGAAGCGGTATTAGGAGCAACTATTGAAGTACCGACACCCGACGGTATGGTTGATGTCAAAATTCCAGCCGGAGTGCGGAGCGGGCAATCATTACGTTTACGTGGAAAAGGTTGGCGCAATCGTAACGGCGCTCGCACTGACCAATTAGTTAAGATTGCGATTGCTACACCAAAAAACATCAGCGAACAAGAACGAGAATATTATGAGAAAATTCGGGATATTCGTACCTTCAATCCCCGCAGTAATTTACAGCAATTTAGACTATAG
- a CDS encoding SH3 domain-containing protein has product MLSNILKIILGVFLAMTILVGGSAALAIYFMNRTSINPPKPVFSNDKAAVKAQAAKAPTPGATTAANSSAKTTSKPKPTPIESPLAEEEKPLPPGAYPATVTWPQGLILRAEPKLNAERLGGIGFNAKVVVLELSNDKTWQKIRIEGSGKEAWVKAGNTKKVE; this is encoded by the coding sequence ATGTTATCTAACATACTCAAAATCATACTTGGCGTTTTCCTGGCGATGACTATTCTAGTAGGTGGTAGTGCAGCGCTTGCAATTTATTTTATGAATAGAACTTCTATCAATCCTCCTAAACCCGTTTTTTCTAATGATAAAGCTGCGGTGAAAGCTCAAGCTGCAAAAGCTCCGACACCGGGTGCAACAACTGCTGCTAATTCGAGTGCCAAAACCACTTCAAAACCAAAACCTACTCCTATAGAATCACCATTAGCAGAAGAAGAAAAACCATTACCTCCTGGTGCTTATCCTGCTACAGTAACCTGGCCTCAAGGTCTAATTTTGAGAGCGGAACCAAAACTTAATGCAGAACGTCTTGGTGGTATTGGGTTTAATGCAAAAGTTGTAGTTCTAGAATTAAGTAATGATAAAACTTGGCAAAAAATTCGCATTGAAGGTAGTGGAAAAGAGGCTTGGGTAAAAGCGGGCAATACAAAAAAAGTAGAATAA
- a CDS encoding peptidoglycan-binding protein: MNTITGNLFHLKTMKRNGSDCHDLAVEASLNNRVVPVIFDFKLFADICEKMPNNSRLALPLISVVTTLTILGSSDVVFGLQRGDNNSEVRNVQSCLRRLGHYNGPTNGNFGSMTEAAVRKFQRANGISDIGKVGPRTQAALQRKCDRRATTVSASDCQRGLRSGCDGAEVRRLQRNLKTLGVYNGPITGRFRGLTKSAVIRFQQQNGISPIGVFGPQTQRAMRLALNRRRPNPPGNTNRPGRFCDYNREIIRIGCRSEWVRQLQQRLKDLNYFNGNPTGYFGEVTRNAVVRFQQDNRLPVTGTVDSVTWGRIANRPTVSPPTLPPSIITAGSRGPQVVTLQQNLKQLGYFYGNPTGFYDRSTQEAVMRFQQSYGLPMTGNVDPRTSQTIFQVLRSGRGGMGGGSDFEPIYPGENNQRVEKLQNRLVELGLLKANPTGYFGALTREGLLAFQRYQGLSETGFVDENTWKKLGFSNSREKRYVIVVPLQNQDTYRSILQYVPSARVGKSRLGDFVNAGEYMRRNEAQRQTQYLRDMGFDARVDYF; encoded by the coding sequence ATGAATACTATAACAGGGAATTTATTTCACTTAAAAACGATGAAAAGAAACGGTTCTGACTGCCATGATTTAGCCGTGGAAGCATCCCTAAACAATCGGGTTGTTCCCGTAATATTTGATTTCAAGTTGTTTGCCGATATCTGTGAGAAAATGCCCAACAATAGCAGACTTGCTTTACCTTTAATATCTGTTGTTACAACTCTAACAATACTGGGAAGTTCAGACGTAGTTTTTGGTTTACAGAGGGGAGATAATAATTCCGAAGTCAGGAATGTCCAGAGTTGCTTGAGAAGATTAGGTCATTATAATGGCCCAACAAACGGTAATTTTGGTTCAATGACCGAAGCTGCTGTAAGAAAATTTCAGCGAGCTAATGGAATATCTGATATCGGAAAGGTTGGCCCCAGAACACAAGCTGCATTACAACGCAAATGTGATCGCAGAGCTACAACTGTTTCTGCAAGTGATTGTCAGCGCGGGCTTAGAAGCGGTTGTGATGGTGCTGAGGTAAGAAGATTACAGCGGAATTTAAAAACTTTAGGCGTTTATAATGGCCCCATAACCGGTAGATTTCGCGGACTAACCAAAAGTGCAGTTATTAGATTTCAACAACAAAATGGTATAAGTCCAATTGGTGTTTTTGGTCCTCAAACTCAACGAGCAATGCGTTTAGCATTGAACCGGCGACGACCTAATCCACCCGGCAATACAAATCGTCCCGGTCGTTTTTGCGATTATAACAGAGAGATTATTCGCATTGGTTGTAGAAGCGAATGGGTAAGACAGCTACAGCAAAGATTGAAAGATTTAAATTACTTTAACGGAAATCCTACCGGCTATTTTGGTGAAGTTACTAGAAATGCTGTAGTCAGATTTCAGCAAGATAATCGTCTTCCCGTTACTGGAACGGTAGATTCAGTCACTTGGGGTAGAATTGCAAACCGCCCAACGGTTTCACCACCCACTTTACCACCAAGTATCATAACCGCTGGTAGCAGGGGTCCTCAAGTTGTAACTTTACAGCAAAACTTGAAGCAATTGGGTTATTTTTATGGTAATCCAACAGGCTTTTACGATAGGTCTACTCAAGAGGCTGTAATGAGATTTCAGCAAAGCTACGGTTTACCTATGACTGGAAATGTAGATCCCCGGACTTCTCAAACAATATTTCAAGTATTGAGAAGCGGAAGAGGAGGTATGGGAGGGGGTTCGGATTTTGAACCAATTTATCCCGGCGAGAACAATCAAAGAGTTGAAAAACTGCAAAACCGTTTAGTGGAATTAGGATTACTAAAAGCTAATCCTACCGGTTATTTCGGAGCTTTAACAAGAGAAGGTTTGCTTGCATTCCAACGGTATCAGGGATTATCCGAAACTGGATTTGTAGACGAAAATACTTGGAAAAAACTAGGGTTTAGTAATTCCCGCGAAAAACGTTATGTAATAGTTGTACCTTTGCAAAACCAAGATACTTACCGTTCAATACTTCAGTACGTGCCTTCAGCGCGAGTCGGTAAATCTAGATTAGGAGATTTTGTCAACGCAGGAGAATATATGCGGCGTAATGAAGCACAAAGACAAACTCAATATTTACGCGATATGGGTTTCGACGCAAGGGTGGACTATTTCTAA
- a CDS encoding EAL domain-containing protein: MKKYKLQTLLKVETANTYIPCRDLRQELLLTYQNKINYVSSIINEEILFKANNFDKLTFINPLWKELTEFAVIQIIVNSFLDYVYPREYIQKLELFKILKAQYIEERLHNTRHQTRYANVCLVKSSIKALLNSKGQMIGTSGKLKINDFEIETEDDANNQYKIDTKDDLEVIRDNNHTYIEALINLEKALETFDGEDECYAEILSILRLTYQPSRIYICEHKKKPSSDKLVINQKAQWQDTAILSSSNGVSLENKSVEEIFPSLADKLLRGKLVWSNIAEVSLEEKAFFEARGIASILLLPIILKGNFIGFIGLEYCLIDKALQSTEINFLQAIAGVISLAYKNLLTEKSLRNDIKKCQIINSELKDEVNQRTIELHQEIAKHQCIQKELEESLSLQKTTLETTTDGILLVDSKGCIAGYNHKLVEMWGIPQRLMTSGKYAQVIEFVSNQLKNPEEFFISASQLETYPSNQIYDWIEFKDGRIFERYSQPQYIGSEIVGRVWSFRDISERFRAEAKIQHQANHDLLTNLPNRMQFYQRLLGSLIKASQSKSKLAVCFLDLDRFKTINETLGHKIGDKLLQSVARRLNTCVRSCDTIARWGGDEFTLLLSEIEDTRDAARIAEEILKVLKPAFLIDNHVLHVSASIGIAVYLNHGKDGETLIKNADAALNRAKLQGRNNYQIYNSTINSQASELLSLENSLHYALERDELKLYYQPQVDITTGEIQKFEALLRWQHPKFGLISPSKFIPIAEETGLIVPISEWVLKAACAQAKDWQKITGSQPVRVAVNLSPRQFQQPDLVETVRRILAENQLSPQYLELEITESAAMQNVDFSTKILTELYDMGVSISIDDFGTGYCSFNYLKQFPIHCLKIDRSFVKDLTNDTNDAAIITAMIALAHGLNFSVVAEGVETEEQRNLLRILECESMQGNLFSPAVCDREATELLLKSKSRLINTSVLAA, encoded by the coding sequence ATGAAAAAATATAAATTGCAAACACTGCTCAAAGTAGAAACGGCAAATACATATATCCCCTGCCGAGATTTACGTCAGGAGCTACTACTAACTTATCAAAATAAAATAAATTATGTTTCTAGCATTATTAATGAAGAAATACTATTTAAAGCAAATAATTTCGATAAACTGACATTTATTAATCCACTTTGGAAAGAGCTAACCGAATTTGCTGTTATACAGATTATTGTAAATAGTTTTCTTGATTACGTTTATCCCCGCGAATATATACAGAAATTAGAATTATTTAAAATTCTCAAAGCACAATATATAGAAGAAAGACTCCACAACACTCGCCATCAAACTCGCTACGCTAATGTTTGTCTAGTGAAAAGTTCTATAAAGGCTTTATTAAATAGTAAAGGGCAAATGATTGGTACTTCTGGTAAATTAAAAATAAATGATTTTGAAATAGAGACAGAAGATGATGCAAATAACCAATATAAAATTGATACCAAAGATGATTTAGAAGTGATTAGAGATAATAATCATACTTACATCGAAGCACTTATTAATCTAGAGAAAGCTTTGGAGACTTTTGATGGTGAAGATGAATGCTATGCAGAGATTCTCTCAATCTTAAGACTAACTTATCAGCCTAGTAGAATTTATATATGCGAACATAAAAAAAAGCCTTCGAGCGATAAATTAGTAATTAATCAGAAAGCTCAGTGGCAAGATACAGCTATTTTATCTTCAAGTAATGGGGTTTCTCTGGAAAATAAATCAGTTGAAGAAATTTTTCCAAGTTTAGCCGATAAGTTACTACGAGGTAAATTAGTTTGGAGCAATATAGCAGAAGTGAGTCTGGAAGAAAAAGCTTTTTTTGAAGCAAGAGGAATTGCCTCAATTTTACTTTTGCCTATCATCCTAAAAGGTAATTTTATCGGTTTTATAGGCTTAGAATACTGCTTAATAGATAAAGCACTGCAGTCAACAGAAATTAATTTTTTGCAGGCTATAGCAGGTGTAATTTCTCTTGCTTACAAAAACTTATTAACAGAAAAATCTTTACGTAACGATATTAAAAAATGCCAAATAATCAATTCTGAATTAAAAGATGAAGTAAATCAGCGTACTATTGAATTGCATCAAGAGATTGCTAAACACCAATGCATACAGAAAGAATTAGAAGAGTCTCTTTCTTTGCAAAAAACAACCTTAGAAACTACTACCGACGGTATTTTATTAGTAGATAGTAAAGGCTGTATTGCTGGTTACAATCATAAATTGGTGGAAATGTGGGGTATTCCCCAAAGATTAATGACATCTGGCAAATATGCACAAGTAATAGAATTCGTATCGAATCAGCTGAAAAACCCTGAAGAATTTTTTATTTCGGCTTCGCAGCTAGAAACCTATCCTAGTAATCAAATTTACGATTGGATTGAATTTAAAGATGGTAGGATATTCGAGCGTTACTCCCAACCACAATATATTGGTAGTGAAATTGTAGGTAGGGTATGGAGTTTTCGGGATATTAGCGAACGCTTTCGAGCAGAAGCAAAAATACAGCATCAAGCAAATCACGATCTTTTAACCAATCTACCTAACCGGATGCAGTTTTATCAAAGATTATTAGGTTCTTTAATCAAAGCGTCTCAAAGCAAGAGTAAACTCGCTGTATGTTTTCTGGATTTAGATAGATTCAAAACTATCAACGAAACTTTAGGTCATAAAATTGGTGACAAATTATTACAAAGTGTTGCTCGGCGTTTAAATACGTGTGTACGTTCTTGCGATACGATTGCTCGTTGGGGAGGTGACGAATTCACTTTGCTTTTATCTGAAATTGAAGATACCCGAGATGCTGCTCGTATAGCTGAAGAAATTTTGAAAGTTTTAAAGCCAGCTTTTTTGATCGATAATCATGTTTTACATGTCAGCGCTAGTATTGGGATTGCTGTTTATCTCAACCACGGAAAAGATGGAGAAACTTTAATAAAAAATGCTGATGCAGCATTGAATCGAGCAAAATTGCAAGGCAGAAATAACTATCAAATTTATAATTCGACTATTAATTCTCAAGCTTCAGAATTACTTAGTTTAGAAAACAGTTTGCATTATGCTTTGGAAAGAGATGAATTAAAGTTATATTATCAACCTCAAGTTGATATTACTACAGGAGAAATTCAGAAATTTGAAGCCTTATTACGCTGGCAACATCCTAAATTTGGGTTAATTTCTCCTAGTAAGTTTATTCCCATTGCTGAAGAAACTGGGTTAATCGTGCCTATCAGCGAATGGGTTTTAAAAGCTGCTTGCGCTCAAGCTAAAGATTGGCAAAAAATCACGGGTAGTCAGCCTGTAAGAGTAGCGGTTAATTTGTCTCCCAGACAATTTCAGCAACCAGACTTGGTTGAGACTGTGCGGCGAATATTAGCTGAGAATCAGTTATCTCCTCAATATTTAGAGTTAGAAATTACTGAAAGTGCTGCGATGCAAAATGTTGATTTCAGTACGAAAATTCTCACTGAGTTATATGATATGGGTGTTTCTATATCTATAGATGATTTTGGCACTGGATATTGTTCTTTTAATTATCTTAAGCAGTTCCCGATTCACTGTTTAAAGATTGATCGATCTTTTGTAAAAGATTTAACTAATGATACTAATGATGCTGCTATTATTACAGCCATGATTGCTTTAGCGCATGGACTGAATTTTTCTGTTGTTGCAGAGGGCGTAGAAACCGAAGAACAACGTAATTTGCTCAGAATTTTAGAATGCGAATCGATGCAGGGAAATCTTTTTAGTCCTGCTGTTTGCGATCGAGAGGCTACAGAATTATTACTCAAATCTAAATCTAGATTGATTAATACCTCTGTTTTAGCCGCTTAA